The window GAAGTCTTCGTCAAAGAGTTCCCGGGCAAGCTGAATCACGCGGCCGGCATACCGCAACGACTGTACCGTCTGGAGTTCCGCGAGGTCGTCAAAAAACCAGCCGCAGCTTGTGCCCATCAGCAAGATGTGCCGTTGCATCTCCAGGAGCTTCAGCGCGGTTACCGACTCTGTCTCGTCAAACAAGCGCACACCATGTTCCGCCAGGAACCGCCCGATGTTCTCCGGTGAACGGTCCAGAATCACCCCGATGTATCCGTTCCGCGCGTGCCAGGGATGCTTGAAGAAGGTTTGCGCTTCTTCTTCGTAACGGGGGGCCAATGTGTCCGCAAGCCAGTCCAGCGCCTCCCGCAGGGGTCGGCGCCAGGCCTGGTTCCAGGCGGGCCTCGCCCCGCTGTGGCAGCCGCAGTCGTCCCGCCAGCGCTCGATGCCGTGAGCACAGCTCCAGGAGGTGTTCTCGGCGATTTCCACCTCGTAGGCCGGGGGGTGCAGGGCCAGGTATTCGGAGTAGTTGGTGAGCCGGGCCGTGCCGGTGGCCTCAATCCGCCGCAGCGCGAAAGCCAAAGCCATATCTCCGTGCCGGTGGTGGTGGCCGTAGCTTTCACCGTCGGTGGCGATGTGCACCAGTTGGGGGCGGTCGCGGGAGCGGTCGAAACCGTGCTGCAGCCGGTCGGCGAATTGCTCCCCGTTGGAAAGCAGCCCCTCAAAGGCTACGCTGCGGGCGATGACGGCATCGTAGAAAAACAGGTCTATGGAGCGGCCCGTGTCCAGGTTCAGCCGGTAGGGCCTTGAAGGGTCAACAGTGTCCGGTCCGACCGTTTCCCAGTGCCCGGCGCCGATCGGCCTAACCTGCCGGGCCTGGTGCGGGGCCAAAATGGTGAACTTGATCCCGTGCTCCGCCAGCACGTCAAGGGTCTCCAGGTCCACGGCGGTCTCAGGCAGCCACATCCCGGCCGGCTTCCGGCCGAAACGGTGCTCGAAATCACGGATTCCCCAGACCACCTGGGTCTCTTTGTCCCGGCGGCCGGCCAGGGGCAGAATGGGGTGGCTGTAAGGCTGGGCGAGCGCCGAGCCGTGGCCGGAAAAGAACCGCCGGCTGTCCCGGTCGGCCTCGAGCACCGCCCGGTAAACGTCGGGCGCCCCGGTTTCCAGCCAGGCCAGCAGGGTGGGCCCGAAGTTGAAGCTGATCCGGGAGTAGTTGTTTACGATCTCCCTGATCCGGCCGTCCTGGTCCAAAATGCGGGAGGCGGCATTGGGGGCGTAGCACTCGTGCGTGATCCGTTCGTTCCAGTCGTGGTAGGGCTGGGCCGATTCCTGGATGTCGATGGCCTCCAGCCACGGGTTTTCCCGCGGCGGCTGGTAGAAGTGTCCGTGGATGCAAATGTACCGTTTCGCCTTCATCGTCACACACCCAAACTGGATGAACCAAAAATTCGGAATCGGGGAGGCCGGTATAGGCCCTATTATGCCCGTTCAAGAGGCAAAAATCGTGGTGCGTCCCGTCGTCCGTGCCCGCGAAGCCGATGATCACGAAATCCTCGCCTGAGGACTCCGGGGCTCCAGAGAGAACCAGTAAAAGGTGTGCGGGCCCAGGGTGAAAAAGTACGGCTGCTCATCAACCGGGGGAAACTCCGTGCGGCCGAACATTTCGACCGGGATCATGCCCCGGTGGGCGGCGAGGTCAAGCTCCACACCCTGCACGAGGCGGGAGAGGTTGGCGATCACCAGGATCAGTTCGTCCTCGTAACGGCGCAAATAAGCCAGCACCTTGCGGTTTTCGGGATCAAGGAACTCCAGGCTGCCCCGCCCGAAAGCCTTGTGGCGCTTGCGCAGCGAGATCAGGCGCTTCATCCACGACAGCAGGGAATGCGGGTTGTTCTGAAGCGTCTCGACGTTGACCGCTTTGTAGTGATACTCCGCATCGGCGATGACCGGCAGGTACAACTGCTGGCTCTTGGCTTTGGAAAATCCCGCGTTGCGGTCGGGACTCCACTGCATCGGCGTGCGCACCCCGTTGCGGTCGCCCAGGTAGATGTTGTCGCCCATGCCGATCTCGTCGCCGTAGTAGATGACCGGGGTTCCCGGCAGGGAAAAGAGCAGGCTGTTTATCAGCTCGATGCGCCGGCGGTGGTTTCCGAGCAGCGGGGCCAGGCGCCGGCGGATGCCGAGGTTGATCCGCATCCGGGGGTCGGGCGCGTAGACGCGGTACATGTAGTCCCGTTCCTCATCGGTGACCATCTCCAGGGTCAGCTCGTCGTGGTTGCGCAGGAAGAGCGCCCACTGGCAGGTCTCCGCGATCGGGGGCGTTTGCGCCAGGATGTCCACGACCGGAAAACGGTCCTCCATGCCAAGCGCCATGAAGAGGCGCGGCATCAGGGGAAAATGAAAGGCCATGTGGCACTCGTCCCCCAGGTAGGCGACGATTTGCTCGGGCCACTGGTTGGCCTCGGCCAGGAGCATGCGGTTTCCAAAGCGCCCGTCGACGTGGCGGCGCAACTCCTTCAAGAAGGCGTGGGTTTCCGGCAGGTTCTCGCAAGTTGTGCCGTCCTCCTCGTACAGGTAGGGCACGGCGTCCAGGCGCAGCCCGTCCACCCCGATTCCCAGCCAGAAGTCGAGCACCTTGAAAATGGCTTTCCGGACCTTGGGGTTGTTGTAGTTCAGGTCCGGCTGGTGCGCGTAGAACCGGTGCCAGTAATAGGCGCCGGCCACCGGGTCCCAAGACCAGTTCGAAGTCTCGAAGTCCTTGAAGATGATCCGCGCTTCCCGGTATTTCTCCGGAGTGTCGCTCCAGACGTAGAAATCGCGCCACGCACTGCCCGCCTTCGCCCGACGGGCGCGCTGGAACCAGGGGTGCTGGTCCGAGGTGTGATTGCACACCAGTTCGGTGACGACGCGCAAACCACGGCGGTGGGCCTCCCGGACGAAGAACTTGAAGTCCGCGAGCGTTCCGTACGACGGGTGGACGGCCGTGTAGCCGACGATGTCGTAGCCGTCGTCCTTCAAGGGGGAAGGGTAGAAGGGCAACAGCCAGACCGCGGTCACCCCCAGGTCCTGGATGTAGTCAAGCTTCTCCGCCAGCCCCCGGAAGTCACCAGTGCCGTCGCCGGAGCTGTCGAAAAAGGCCCGCACGTGAAGCGCGTACAGGATGGCGTCCTTGTACCAGAGCGGGTTTTGGTCGCGCACCGGGCCGGCCTTCGGTTTTTCCAGCGCCAAAAGCCTTATCACTCACTTTCCAAAAGAAATAGTTAATGACAGAAATCGGCCAGACACATCGGTCTGGACTCTATTGTGTTCGTTGCGCAAGGCACGGATTCCTGCCGGCTCCCGAAGGCGAGGGTGGAGGTAATTGTTTGATTCGGCTTGGCCGCAGTGGGTAAGAATAACAAGAGCAACGGGGGAGGCATCGAAATCGACATGGAAATCACGGACCGGATGACAACATTGTACGACGACTTGGACCAAGCGGCGGAGAACATCGGGCAGATCCCCATCGAGGAGGCCTCGGACTACGACCGGGTGCTGCAACTCTTTTTCAACCGGTCGCGCCGCACCTTCCGCGCCGTCAAGCTCCTGGCCGAACACGGGTATGGAGAACAATCACTGATTCTGGTGCGGACGCTGTACGAGGATACCGTGAATCTCCTGTACATCAGTACCAATCCGGACCGTTTGGCCAAGCTCTTCCTGGAGTACGCGCACTTCAGGAACTTCAAGTACCTTCAGTATCTGCAGGAGCACTACCCGGACTCACTCAAGCTCGAGGGTTCCGATACGCTGCACACCTTGATCCATGAATATGAGCGGGTCAAACAGAACTACCCGCGGGGCGACAGTTGGAGCGGTCATTCCATCGGCCAACTCGCGCGGACCCTGAATCTGGACGGGCTGCACGAGACCCTGTACAAAATCACCAGCGACCTCGCCCACGGCAATGTCGCCGGGGTGTACCACTTCCTGGTCACCAAAGACAACCGGACCATCGGAGTGCAAAGCGGGACCAGCCTTGACTACGCCACCCAGTCGGTGATTCTGGCCGTCGAGTGTTTCCGGCTGATCCTGAATGAAGTCAACCGCCATTTCAAGCTGCCGTTCGACGAGACCCTGGAGCACACGCGCCGGGGACTGGCCGCCTTGTCGCACTAGACCGGGGCCGGGGTTCCCCCCGTCAGGCCCCACCAGATCAGGGCCAGCCCGGTGCCGAGCATCAGAAAGCTGACCGTCAGGTTCAGGCAACCGAGCCGTTCCGGCCGGCTGAACACCCGGTCGCGCCCCCGGTGCCCTCGCCTGGATTCAATAATCCGGGCCGGGAAGCGCATCTGAAGTATCCCGAGGATCAGAAAAGCCAAGCCCAGCAGCACCGGCGCCAGCAGGACCACCTCCTTCCCAGCCAACATAGTTTGCGGCGGCCGCGAGAATCCAGAAGCCGGAATTCCTCTTGCCATTATCCTCCGGCACTAACCTCTTCTTTTTCGGTTTGGTGTGGATGTTTGCACGATAGGTTTAATGTTTCCACCCCCAAGCGGATAACTCCTTATACGTCGGCACAACCGGCACAACCGGCACGCGGACCTGGGTTCCGACAAGGAAGGCGAACACAGCATGTACGCCAAACACAGCACCTCCCACATCCGCCGGGAGACCCGGGGTGTTTACCTGGCGGCCGGCTGCGTAGAAATGTAGCAGTACAACAAGGCGGGTGGTGTGCGGGTGAGAGTATTGGCTCCCGGACTCAAGCCGCATGACCTGATCGGCATCGTCGCCCCGGCCGGACCGTTGCTTGACAACGGCGTGCTGGACAAAGGGCTTCAAACGTTGCACACTCTGGGCTTCCGGACCACGGTGGGTCGGCATGCCCTTGCCGCCTCCGGCTACCTGGCCGGTTCGGACGCCCAGCGGGCCGCCGATTTAATGGAGATGTTTTCCCGGCCCGAGGTGCGGGCGATAGTCTGCCTCCGCGGCGGTTACGGCACCATGCGGCTTCTGGACGATATCGACTACGATTTGATCCGGAAAAACCCCAAAATCCTGGTGGGGTTCAGTGACATTACCGGGTTGCACCTGGCCATCCGTAAGCGCTGCGGATTGGTCACCTTTCACGGACCGATGGTGTCGACCGACTTCGGGAAGCAGTTGTCCACCTTTACGCGGGAGCAGTTTCTAAGAGTTTTGACGGCCGGCGCCGGTCCCAGACCGATCACAAACCCTCCGGACGGGCCGCGGCCGGTGACCGTCACTCCCGGCCAAGCCAGGGGGGAGTTGGTCGGCGGCAATTTGACCCTGGTGACTGCGCTTTTGGGGACTCCGTTTGAAATCGAAACCCGCGGCCGGATTCTCTTTCTCGAAGAGGTGGGAGAAAACCCGTACCGGTTGGACCGGATGCTTAGCCAACTCCGTCTGGCCGGCAAGTTGACGGCGGCA of the Bacillota bacterium genome contains:
- a CDS encoding DUF5677 domain-containing protein, which translates into the protein MEITDRMTTLYDDLDQAAENIGQIPIEEASDYDRVLQLFFNRSRRTFRAVKLLAEHGYGEQSLILVRTLYEDTVNLLYISTNPDRLAKLFLEYAHFRNFKYLQYLQEHYPDSLKLEGSDTLHTLIHEYERVKQNYPRGDSWSGHSIGQLARTLNLDGLHETLYKITSDLAHGNVAGVYHFLVTKDNRTIGVQSGTSLDYATQSVILAVECFRLILNEVNRHFKLPFDETLEHTRRGLAALSH
- a CDS encoding DUF3536 domain-containing protein; protein product: MKAKRYICIHGHFYQPPRENPWLEAIDIQESAQPYHDWNERITHECYAPNAASRILDQDGRIREIVNNYSRISFNFGPTLLAWLETGAPDVYRAVLEADRDSRRFFSGHGSALAQPYSHPILPLAGRRDKETQVVWGIRDFEHRFGRKPAGMWLPETAVDLETLDVLAEHGIKFTILAPHQARQVRPIGAGHWETVGPDTVDPSRPYRLNLDTGRSIDLFFYDAVIARSVAFEGLLSNGEQFADRLQHGFDRSRDRPQLVHIATDGESYGHHHRHGDMALAFALRRIEATGTARLTNYSEYLALHPPAYEVEIAENTSWSCAHGIERWRDDCGCHSGARPAWNQAWRRPLREALDWLADTLAPRYEEEAQTFFKHPWHARNGYIGVILDRSPENIGRFLAEHGVRLFDETESVTALKLLEMQRHILLMGTSCGWFFDDLAELQTVQSLRYAGRVIQLARELFDEDFESPFLEIIGRAQSNVSEYRNGAHLYEQHVRPAMVNLPQVGAHYAISSLFEDYAPHSRIYCYRVERLDHNSLSSGRIRLTVGQARVTSEVTRESTALSYGVLHFGDHNLNAGVRAYRDEDAYRTMVQAVTTAFEGGSIPEVIRRLDRYFEGIPYSLKLLFPDEQRKILEQILAPTLADLEANYRHIYEHHASLMRFLGALGIPQPKALRTAAEFVLNTDLRRAFADEEFSLKRIAVLLDQAADCAVPLDSAGLDYVLEQTVERMAGRLQAEPHDLDTLTGLNAAVGLARSLPFTVDLWKVQNIYYELLQRVYGEFERRAAAGDDRARVWNEHFSALGDKLRMRRGA
- a CDS encoding LD-carboxypeptidase encodes the protein MRVLAPGLKPHDLIGIVAPAGPLLDNGVLDKGLQTLHTLGFRTTVGRHALAASGYLAGSDAQRAADLMEMFSRPEVRAIVCLRGGYGTMRLLDDIDYDLIRKNPKILVGFSDITGLHLAIRKRCGLVTFHGPMVSTDFGKQLSTFTREQFLRVLTAGAGPRPITNPPDGPRPVTVTPGQARGELVGGNLTLVTALLGTPFEIETRGRILFLEEVGENPYRLDRMLSQLRLAGKLTAAAGVIFGECEDCGSGPGGQGSSVAHVLKDRLGDLGLPCFYGLAIGHGTHRATLPLGVTATMDADRHTLHLNEPAVR